The Cyprinus carpio isolate SPL01 chromosome A9, ASM1834038v1, whole genome shotgun sequence genome window below encodes:
- the LOC109059258 gene encoding RNA-binding protein 45-like: MDESNRASSYLDEPANSRLFLVTSKSITEETIREHFTAFGEIQDIRVVKDKQTKESKGVSFVKFAKSSQACTAMEEMHGACLAEGTKPIKVNAWVKQNILYYRVFHLVFPLSLRSLAQVYGDIEQAIIIRNKSTGESKGLGYVRFHKPSQAAKAIENCDKTFRAILAEPRTKTASTDSEYFSNPRTEHSGNDPGANSYTFAHESSGYATGDAWSSDVITRCLLVSSRVAVTQEQIRGLFDLIPGIDFCEMQRDQHGFSKGQVLVRYNNLGSAVYAKEKLNGFEYPPGNRLSVTYIDDGEDRTSPVGKMAMQLVAAQMMSMVWNGPSGAQLMKTSAGYTAAPVPQKARVQTDVSLPPLRKLVASDSVVKERLFVIFNPSPLPVDVLEDVFCRFGSLMEVYLVPGRNVGYIKYADRKPAHDAIALLHGKVINGIKMKVMLADPPKEESHKRQRTY, translated from the exons ATGGACGAATCTAACCGAGCCTCTTCGTATCTGGACGAGCCTGCGAACAGTCGGCTGTTTCTCGTTACAAGTAAATCCATCACAGAGGAGACCATACGGGAGCATTTCACAGCTTTCGGGGAGATTCAGGACATACGGGTGGTGAAGGACAAGCAGACGAAAGAGTCGAAAGGAGTGTCGTTTGTGAAATTCGCCAAATCGTCGCAAGCCTGCACTGCGATGGAGGAGATGCACGGCGCGTGCCTGGCCGAGGGGACCAAGCCCATCAAGGTA AATGCATGGGTTAAGCAGAACATACTTTATTATCGAGTCTTTCATTtggtttttcctctctctttgcgGTCTCTTGCACAGGTGTATGGAGATATAGAGCAAGCTATTATTATAAGGAACAAGAGCACGGGTGAAAGCAAAGGTCTGGGTTACGTGAGGTTCCACAAACCTTCGCAAGCCGCCAAAGCCATAGAAAACTGTGACAAGA CTTTCCGAGCTATTTTAGCTGAGCCCAGGACCAAAACTGCGTCAACAGACAGCGAGTATTTCAGCAACCCCAGAACGGAGCACTCCGGGAACGATCCAGGCGCCAACTCGTACACGTTTG CACACGAGTCCAGCGGCTACGCCACGGGGGATGCGTGGAGCTCTGACGTCATCACGCGGTGCCTGCTGGTGTCGTCACGGGTCGCGGTCACGCAGGAGCAGATCCGCGGTCTGTTCGACCTGATCCCGGGGATCGATTTCTGTGAGATGCAGAGAGATCAACACGGCTTCAGCAAAG GTCAGGTGCTGGTGCGGTATAATAACCTGGGCTCTGCGGTGTATGCTAAAGAGAAGCTGAATGGGTTTGAGTATCCGCCTGGCAACCGTCTCTCTGTAACTTACATAGACGATGGGGAGGACAGGACGAG TCCCGTGGGGAAGATGGCGATGCAGCTTGTGGCCGCTCAGATGATGTCTATGGTGTGGAACGGCCCTTCTGGTGCACAGCTCATGAAGACTAGCGCG GGCTACACGGCGGCCCCTGTACCTCAGAAAGCACGTGTGCAGACAGACGTATCTCTCCCTCCTCTGAGGAAGCTGGTGGCGTCTGACAGCGTGGTGAAGGAGAGGCTGTTTGTCATCTTCAACCCCTCGCCTCTGCCTGTGGATGTGCTGGAGGACGtcttctg TCGGTTCGGTTCTCTGATGGAGGTTTACTtggttccgggccggaatgtggGATATATAAAGTATGCAGACCGCAAACCTGCTCACGACGCCATAGCACTGCTGCACGGTAAAGTGATTAACGGCATCAAGATGAAGGTCATGCTGGCAGACCCACCAAAAGAGGAATCTCACAAACGCCAGAGAACGTACTGA